GGCAGCTACCAGGCGATGGTGATCCCCAACATTTCGTTTGTGCTGCCGCTGACCATCTACACCCTCATATCGTTCTTCCAGCAACTGCCCTGGGATCTGGAGGAGGCGGCGCGCGTCGACGGGGCCACCCGCGGGCAGGCCTTCCGTCTCATCATGATGCCGCTGGCTATGCCGGCGCTATTCACGACGGCGATCCTCGCGTTCATCGCCGCGTGGAATGAGTACATGCTCGCCCAGCAGCTGTCGACCACCGCCACCGAGCCGGTGACGGTGGCCATCGCCCGTTTCGCCGGGCCGAGTTCCTTCCAATACCCCTACGCCGCCACCATGGCGGCCGGCGCCTTGGTCACCGTTCCGCTGATCCTCATGGTCCTGGCGTTCCAAAAGCGCATCGTCGCCGGGCTGACGGCCGGAGGCGTCAAGGGCTAGAAGCGGTCCGGCTCCTCGCCGAGCTGGAAGGACCGCCCGGAGACCACCTCCGGGGTGACCTCCACGAAGTTGTACTTCTGGGTGGGCAGCCACGGCTTGAGGGGGAAATCTTCGGCAGCGATGGCTTCGCCGTCGGAGAGGACTCGCGCCTCGCCCTTGATGACGACGGACCAGGCGGTCTGCGCATCGAGGTCGACGCTGTCGGCCTCGAAAAGAACGCGGCGGTTGAGGGTGACGCTGAAGAGCTTGGTGCCCTCGGCGGTGCGGAAGTAGACCTTGCCGTTGTTGACGATGTAGTTGACGGGGAAGAGGTCAATGTCGTCGGTGCGCCGCACCACCAGGCGGCCGAAGCTCGAGGAGGCCAGCAGCTCCAGGGATTCTTCGCGGTTTAGCTCTTGAATGTATTCAGTATTAGCGGACATGCTCACCATTGTGTCAGGATTTCTTTTCGCTTGCACCCTCCCTTTCCAGGGCGGTCGCGCCTTCGCGCTCACGGTGCGCGCCTTTCGGCCATGGGGTGGATCTCGGGCGCCGCCCACCCCTGGAATACAGTGGATATAACAAGTCTTTCCCTGCAACCTGGAGGTTCCCGTGCCATCCACCATCATTCTCGACTGCGACCCCGGGCACGACGACGCCGTCGCCATCCTCCTCGCCGCCGGCAATCCGGAGATCGACCTGGCAGGCATCACCACGGTGGGTGGTAACCACACCATCGACAAGGTGACCCACAACGCTCAGGTCATCGCCACCATCGCCGGCCTCGATGTCCCCATTTACCCCGGCGCCACCCGGCCGCTGGTCCGCCCCGTCGAGGTCGCCGACGCCGTCCACGGCGATACCGGCATGGAGATCCACAACTTCGAGTTGCCGGAACCCACCGTGGCAACCGAGGCCACCCACGCCGTCGATTTCATCATCGACACGATCATGACCCGCGATCCCCACACCGTTACCCTTGTGCCCACGGGTCCGCTGACTAACATCGCCCTCGCTGTGCGCAAGGAGCCTCGTATCGCCGAGCGGGTCAAGGAAGTTGTGCTCATGGGCGGCGGCTACCACGTGGGCAACTGGTCGGCGGTCGCCGAGTTCAACATCAAGATCGACCCGGAGGCGGCGCACATCGTGTTCCACGAGCCCTGGCCGCTGACGATGGTCGGGTTGGATCTCACTCACCAGGCGCTGGCCACTCCCGCCGTCGAGCGCCGCCTGGCCGAGCTCGGTACAACGACCGCCGATCTCGTCGTCGCCCTCTTCGACGCCTTCCGCACCAACTACCGGGACAACCAAGGCTTCGACAATCCGCCGGTCCACGATCCCTGCGCGGTCGCCTACGTCATCGACAACACCGTGATGAGCACCCGGCGGGTGCCGCTCGACGTCGAGCTCCACGGCGGCATCACGACGGGCATGACGGTGGCCGACTTCCGCTTCCCGGCACCGCCAGACTGCCGCACCCAGGTGGCAGTCGATCTCGATGTGGAGAAGTTCTGGGGTCTCGTCGTCGACGCCGTCGAGCGCCTCGGCTAGGGCCGGGACGCTACGCCCCCGGATTGCGGTGCGCGTTCGAGAAACCGTGCCGGTGACGCCGGACGAGCAGCTCCAGATAGTCCTCCCCGGCACCGGCCTCGATGAGATTGAGGATCCGATCATGCTCCGCCACGGAGATCGACGCCTGCGCCGGCAGCTTGCCGACGATCGTTTCGCGAAAGTATTCCAGGCGGTTGAACTCGTCGACGACCAGGTCACGTAGGCGTCGGTTGGGACAGCGCCGGCACAGCACACGATGGAACCGGTCGTTGAGGGCCGCCATTTCGGCGGCGTCGCCTCCGTCGAGCAGGGCACGCATCCGCTCGTTAATCTCCCGGGCCTCGGCGAGGTCCTCCGGCTTGAGATGCGCCGCGGAAGCCGCCGTCGCCCGCCCCTCTAGCAGGGCCTGGGTCTCCATGGCGTCGAAGTAGTCGCTGCGGTCCCGGGTGGACACCCGGGCGCCGACGTTCCTTTCGTACGTCACATACTCTTCCGCCTCCAGCTGGCGGATTGCCTCCCGGACCGGCACCGGCGACATGCCTAGTTCCTC
Above is a genomic segment from Corynebacterium uterequi containing:
- a CDS encoding pyridoxamine 5'-phosphate oxidase family protein, encoding MSANTEYIQELNREESLELLASSSFGRLVVRRTDDIDLFPVNYIVNNGKVYFRTAEGTKLFSVTLNRRVLFEADSVDLDAQTAWSVVIKGEARVLSDGEAIAAEDFPLKPWLPTQKYNFVEVTPEVVSGRSFQLGEEPDRF
- a CDS encoding GntR family transcriptional regulator, whose protein sequence is MSTHPTPSKAARAYEHLLSKIHSREYAPGHRLVLAAIAEELGMSPVPVREAIRQLEAEEYVTYERNVGARVSTRDRSDYFDAMETQALLEGRATAASAAHLKPEDLAEAREINERMRALLDGGDAAEMAALNDRFHRVLCRRCPNRRLRDLVVDEFNRLEYFRETIVGKLPAQASISVAEHDRILNLIEAGAGEDYLELLVRRHRHGFSNAHRNPGA
- a CDS encoding carbohydrate ABC transporter permease, with the translated sequence MRKSRTETILHYVGVAFILLWGLAPFYWMLVVAFRDPTFTFDTTLWPTHVTLDNFREAIATDRGNNFLRAIANSLIISLTTTAIAVVIGVGAGYALARFRFPGKGVVTAIILAASMFPSIALVTPLFQLFSEIGWIGSYQAMVIPNISFVLPLTIYTLISFFQQLPWDLEEAARVDGATRGQAFRLIMMPLAMPALFTTAILAFIAAWNEYMLAQQLSTTATEPVTVAIARFAGPSSFQYPYAATMAAGALVTVPLILMVLAFQKRIVAGLTAGGVKG
- the uriH gene encoding uridine-preferring nucleoside hydrolase UriH; amino-acid sequence: MPSTIILDCDPGHDDAVAILLAAGNPEIDLAGITTVGGNHTIDKVTHNAQVIATIAGLDVPIYPGATRPLVRPVEVADAVHGDTGMEIHNFELPEPTVATEATHAVDFIIDTIMTRDPHTVTLVPTGPLTNIALAVRKEPRIAERVKEVVLMGGGYHVGNWSAVAEFNIKIDPEAAHIVFHEPWPLTMVGLDLTHQALATPAVERRLAELGTTTADLVVALFDAFRTNYRDNQGFDNPPVHDPCAVAYVIDNTVMSTRRVPLDVELHGGITTGMTVADFRFPAPPDCRTQVAVDLDVEKFWGLVVDAVERLG